From Carassius auratus strain Wakin chromosome 1, ASM336829v1, whole genome shotgun sequence, the proteins below share one genomic window:
- the LOC113044181 gene encoding polycystin-2-like isoform X1: MSSSRVLPQAPQAQAASAPAAPASSPPYEGIEMEKMHHEEVGLGVPDESTSPPTSSSRRAWSRDNPGFEPEEGMMEADWPPASPGRRSVSKASSSGSGPGSFSGVSAQINRGLYPTPPAQEHRSCGKRILEKMRVLWDTRLLGESNSNREMYLKTVLREMITYILFLVTLCILTYGMVSSNMYYYTKVMSQLFLDTPLASGEPTTFKTLSTMEDFWRFTEGPFLDGMYWELWYNGKSLPENQSLIYYENLLLGVPRLRQLKVHNESCSVHEDLRDEVYDCYSVYSPSNEDKSPFGPKNGTAWRYSEESSLGESSYWGQVSTYGGGGYYQDLSRTREKSASQLQELKNNLWLDRGTRAVFLDFSIYNGNVNLFCIVRLLVEFPATGGAMTSWQFQTVRLIRYVSSWDYFVGMCEVAFCLFVLYYLVEEVLEIRLHRLRYFKSLWNCLDVLIVALSVPAIIMNICRTSAVSHRLHFLLENHNTYPNFEPLARLQVHFNNLAAIIVFLSWVKLFKFINFNKTMNQLSTTMSRCAKDLMGFSIMFFIVFLAYAQLAYLVFGTQVNDFSTFQACIFTQFRIILGDFDFSEIEEADSVLGPIYFTTFVFFIFMILLNVFLAIINDTYSEVKADMAQQRSEMEFTDLIKKGYNWAMVKLKLRKTSINDIPDSLHQAAGKLSFDELRQDLRGKGHSDAEIEAIFAKYDLDGDQELTEHEHQQMRDDLEKEREDLDLEHSSLPRPVSGRSFSRSQDDSEEDDDEDSGHSSHRRGSSSGGVSYEEFQGLVRRVDRMEHSIGSIVSKIDAVIMKLEVMERAKMKRRDVLGRILNGVMEDERLGRDPELQREQMDRLVREELERWESDDTMAQVSHRQATPIIPSAQLHPRSARSSSSLSNEGPDGTASGAAHV; the protein is encoded by the exons ATGAGCTCCAGTCGCGTCCTTCCTCAAGCACCGCAGGCCCAGGCGGCATCTGCCCCTGCTGCCCCCGCATCCTCTCCGCCTTATGAAGGCATCGAAATGGAAAAAATGCATCATGAAGAAGTGGGCCTTGGAGTGCCCGATGAGAGCACCTCTCCACCCACCTCCAGCTCCCGACGGGCATGGAGCCGGGATAACCCAGGATTCGAACCGGAGGAAGGGATGATGGAAGCGGACTGGCCCCCGGCGAGCCCCGGCCGGCGGTCTGTATCCAAGGCGTCCAGCAGCGGCAGCGGACCCGGGAGCTTCTCTGGCGTCAGTGCGCAGATCAACAGAGGACTGTATCCAACACCACCAGCACAAGAACACCGCAGCTGTGGGAAGAGGATTCTGGAGAAAATGAGAG TGCTGTGGGACACTCGTCTTTTGGGTGAGAGCAACAGTAACAGAGAGATGTACCTGAAAACCGTCCTTCGAGAAATGATTACCTACATCCTCTTTCTGGTCACCCTCTGCATAT TAACCTATGGAATGGTGAGCTCCAACATGTACTACTACACCAAAGTCATGTCCCAACTCTTCCTGGATACACCACTGGCAAGCGGAGAACCCACGACCTTCAAGACCCTTTCAACCATGGAGGACTTCTGGAGA TTCACAGAAGGCCCCTTTCTTGATGGCATGTACTGGGAGTTGTGGTACAACGGCAAGAGCCTGCCAGAAAACCAGAGTTTGATCTACTACGAGAACCTCCTGTTGGGTGTCCCACGTCTCCGGCAACTCAAAGTACACAATGAGTCCTGTTCTGTCCATGAGGACTTGCGGGATGAAGTTTACGACTGCTACAGTGTCTATTCTCCTTCCAATGAGGATAAGTCACCGTTCGGACCGAAAAATGGCACAGC GTGGAGATACTCAGAGGAGAGCAGTCTGGGTGAGAGCAGCTACTGGGGTCAGGTGTCGACTTATGGTGGTGGAGGTTACTACCAGGACCTGTCACGCACTCGAGAGAAGTCAGCCAGTCAACTGCAGGAGTTAAAAAACAACCTCTGGTTGGATCGGGGCACTAGAGCAGTGTTCCTGGACTTCTCCATCTACAATGGCAATGTTAACCTGTTTTGTATTGTCAG GTTGCTGGTGGAGTTTCCAGCCACAGGGGGCGCTATGACCTCCTGGCAGTTCCAGACGGTGCGTCTCATCCGATATGTGTCTAGCTGGGACTACTTTGTGGGGATGTGTGAGGTGGCCTTCTGCCTCTTTGTGCTGTATTACCTGGTGGAAGAAGTTCTAGAGATCCGCCTGCATCGTTTGCGTTACTTCAAGAGCCTGTGGAACTGCTTGGATGTTCTCATTGTTGCA CTCAGCGTTCCAGCCATCATTATGAACATCTGCAGAACTTCAGCGGTCAGTCACAGACTTCACTTCCTGCTGGAGAACCACAACACATACCCCAACTTTGAGCCGCTTGCTCGCCTTCAGGTTCACTTCAACAACCTGGCTGCCATCATTGTCTTCCTCTCATGGGTGAAG CTTTTTAAGTTTATTAATTTCAATAAGACCATGAATCAGCTGTCCACCACCATGTCACGCTGTGCCAAGGACCTGATGGGCTTCTCTATCATGTTTTTCATCGTGTTCCTGGCCTACGCTCAGCTGGCGTATTTAGTGTTTGGAACTCAAGTTAACGACTTCAGCACCTTTCAGGCCTGCAT TTTCACACAGTTCCGGATCATTCTTGGAGATTTTGACTTCTCAGAAATCGAGGAGGCCGACAGCGTGCTGGGGCCGATTTACTTCACCACCTTTGTGTTCTTCATCTTCATGATTTTACTG aatGTGTTCTTGGCCATCATCAATGATACTTACTCTGAGGTGAAAGCTGACATGGCCCAGCAGAGGTCAGAGATGGAATTCACAGACCTCATCAAGAAGGGCTATAACTGGGCGATGGTCAAACTCAAGCTGAGGAAGACCTCCATCAATGACATCCCAGACAGTTTACACCAGGCTGCAGGCAAACTCAGCTTTGATGAGCTCCGACAAGACCTCAGAGG AAAGGGCCATTCGGATGCTGAGATTGAAGCCATTTTTGCCAAGTATGACCTTGATGGAGATCAGGAACTGACTGAACACGAGCACCAGCAAATGAGAGATGActtggagaaagagaga GAGGACTTGGATCTGGAGCACAGTTCGCTGCCCAGGCCAGTGAGTGGGCGGAGCTTCTCTCGTAGCCAGGATGACTCGGAGGAGGATGACGATGAGGACAGTGGACACAGCTCTCATCGCCGTGGCAGCAGCTCAGGAGGCGTGTCATACGAGGAGTTCCAAGG GCTCGTGCGTCGAGTGGACCGCATGGAGCACTCCATCGGCAGCATCGTTTCAAAGATTGATGCCGTTATCATGAAGTTAGAGGTCATGGAGAGAGCCAAGATGAAGAGGAGGGATGTGCTTGGACGGATCCTGAATGGAGTCATGGAG GATGAGAGGTTGGGCCGGGATCCAGAGCTGCAACGAGAGCAAATGGACCGGCTGGTGAGAGAAGAACTGGAGCGTTGGGAGTCTGATGACACCATGGCACAGGTGAGCCACCGTCAGGCCACTCCCATCATCCCATCTGCTCAGCTCCACCCACGCAGTGCCCGCTCATCCTCCTCGCTGTCCAATGAGGGCCCGGATGGTACGGCCAGTGGGGCTGCCCATGTGTGA
- the LOC113044181 gene encoding polycystin-2-like isoform X2, with product MSSSRVLPQAPQAQAASAPAAPASSPPYEGIEMEKMHHEEVGLGVPDESTSPPTSSSRRAWSRDNPGFEPEEGMMEADWPPASPGRRSVSKASSSGSGPGSFSGVSAQINRGLYPTPPAQEHRSCGKRILEKMRVLWDTRLLGESNSNREMYLKTVLREMITYILFLVTLCILTYGMVSSNMYYYTKVMSQLFLDTPLASGEPTTFKTLSTMEDFWRFTEGPFLDGMYWELWYNGKSLPENQSLIYYENLLLGVPRLRQLKVHNESCSVHEDLRDEVYDCYSVYSPSNEDKSPFGPKNGTAWRYSEESSLGESSYWGQVSTYGGGGYYQDLSRTREKSASQLQELKNNLWLDRGTRAVFLDFSIYNGNVNLFCIVRLLVEFPATGGAMTSWQFQTVRLIRYVSSWDYFVGMCEVAFCLFVLYYLVEEVLEIRLHRLRYFKSLWNCLDVLIVALSVPAIIMNICRTSAVSHRLHFLLENHNTYPNFEPLARLQVHFNNLAAIIVFLSWVKLFKFINFNKTMNQLSTTMSRCAKDLMGFSIMFFIVFLAYAQLAYLVFGTQVNDFSTFQACIFTQFRIILGDFDFSEIEEADSVLGPIYFTTFVFFIFMILLNVFLAIINDTYSEVKADMAQQRSEMEFTDLIKKGYNWAMVKLKLRKTSINDIPDSLHQAAGKLSFDELRQDLRGKGHSDAEIEAIFAKYDLDGDQELTEHEHQQMRDDLEKERDLDLEHSSLPRPVSGRSFSRSQDDSEEDDDEDSGHSSHRRGSSSGGVSYEEFQGLVRRVDRMEHSIGSIVSKIDAVIMKLEVMERAKMKRRDVLGRILNGVMEDERLGRDPELQREQMDRLVREELERWESDDTMAQVSHRQATPIIPSAQLHPRSARSSSSLSNEGPDGTASGAAHV from the exons ATGAGCTCCAGTCGCGTCCTTCCTCAAGCACCGCAGGCCCAGGCGGCATCTGCCCCTGCTGCCCCCGCATCCTCTCCGCCTTATGAAGGCATCGAAATGGAAAAAATGCATCATGAAGAAGTGGGCCTTGGAGTGCCCGATGAGAGCACCTCTCCACCCACCTCCAGCTCCCGACGGGCATGGAGCCGGGATAACCCAGGATTCGAACCGGAGGAAGGGATGATGGAAGCGGACTGGCCCCCGGCGAGCCCCGGCCGGCGGTCTGTATCCAAGGCGTCCAGCAGCGGCAGCGGACCCGGGAGCTTCTCTGGCGTCAGTGCGCAGATCAACAGAGGACTGTATCCAACACCACCAGCACAAGAACACCGCAGCTGTGGGAAGAGGATTCTGGAGAAAATGAGAG TGCTGTGGGACACTCGTCTTTTGGGTGAGAGCAACAGTAACAGAGAGATGTACCTGAAAACCGTCCTTCGAGAAATGATTACCTACATCCTCTTTCTGGTCACCCTCTGCATAT TAACCTATGGAATGGTGAGCTCCAACATGTACTACTACACCAAAGTCATGTCCCAACTCTTCCTGGATACACCACTGGCAAGCGGAGAACCCACGACCTTCAAGACCCTTTCAACCATGGAGGACTTCTGGAGA TTCACAGAAGGCCCCTTTCTTGATGGCATGTACTGGGAGTTGTGGTACAACGGCAAGAGCCTGCCAGAAAACCAGAGTTTGATCTACTACGAGAACCTCCTGTTGGGTGTCCCACGTCTCCGGCAACTCAAAGTACACAATGAGTCCTGTTCTGTCCATGAGGACTTGCGGGATGAAGTTTACGACTGCTACAGTGTCTATTCTCCTTCCAATGAGGATAAGTCACCGTTCGGACCGAAAAATGGCACAGC GTGGAGATACTCAGAGGAGAGCAGTCTGGGTGAGAGCAGCTACTGGGGTCAGGTGTCGACTTATGGTGGTGGAGGTTACTACCAGGACCTGTCACGCACTCGAGAGAAGTCAGCCAGTCAACTGCAGGAGTTAAAAAACAACCTCTGGTTGGATCGGGGCACTAGAGCAGTGTTCCTGGACTTCTCCATCTACAATGGCAATGTTAACCTGTTTTGTATTGTCAG GTTGCTGGTGGAGTTTCCAGCCACAGGGGGCGCTATGACCTCCTGGCAGTTCCAGACGGTGCGTCTCATCCGATATGTGTCTAGCTGGGACTACTTTGTGGGGATGTGTGAGGTGGCCTTCTGCCTCTTTGTGCTGTATTACCTGGTGGAAGAAGTTCTAGAGATCCGCCTGCATCGTTTGCGTTACTTCAAGAGCCTGTGGAACTGCTTGGATGTTCTCATTGTTGCA CTCAGCGTTCCAGCCATCATTATGAACATCTGCAGAACTTCAGCGGTCAGTCACAGACTTCACTTCCTGCTGGAGAACCACAACACATACCCCAACTTTGAGCCGCTTGCTCGCCTTCAGGTTCACTTCAACAACCTGGCTGCCATCATTGTCTTCCTCTCATGGGTGAAG CTTTTTAAGTTTATTAATTTCAATAAGACCATGAATCAGCTGTCCACCACCATGTCACGCTGTGCCAAGGACCTGATGGGCTTCTCTATCATGTTTTTCATCGTGTTCCTGGCCTACGCTCAGCTGGCGTATTTAGTGTTTGGAACTCAAGTTAACGACTTCAGCACCTTTCAGGCCTGCAT TTTCACACAGTTCCGGATCATTCTTGGAGATTTTGACTTCTCAGAAATCGAGGAGGCCGACAGCGTGCTGGGGCCGATTTACTTCACCACCTTTGTGTTCTTCATCTTCATGATTTTACTG aatGTGTTCTTGGCCATCATCAATGATACTTACTCTGAGGTGAAAGCTGACATGGCCCAGCAGAGGTCAGAGATGGAATTCACAGACCTCATCAAGAAGGGCTATAACTGGGCGATGGTCAAACTCAAGCTGAGGAAGACCTCCATCAATGACATCCCAGACAGTTTACACCAGGCTGCAGGCAAACTCAGCTTTGATGAGCTCCGACAAGACCTCAGAGG AAAGGGCCATTCGGATGCTGAGATTGAAGCCATTTTTGCCAAGTATGACCTTGATGGAGATCAGGAACTGACTGAACACGAGCACCAGCAAATGAGAGATGActtggagaaagagaga GACTTGGATCTGGAGCACAGTTCGCTGCCCAGGCCAGTGAGTGGGCGGAGCTTCTCTCGTAGCCAGGATGACTCGGAGGAGGATGACGATGAGGACAGTGGACACAGCTCTCATCGCCGTGGCAGCAGCTCAGGAGGCGTGTCATACGAGGAGTTCCAAGG GCTCGTGCGTCGAGTGGACCGCATGGAGCACTCCATCGGCAGCATCGTTTCAAAGATTGATGCCGTTATCATGAAGTTAGAGGTCATGGAGAGAGCCAAGATGAAGAGGAGGGATGTGCTTGGACGGATCCTGAATGGAGTCATGGAG GATGAGAGGTTGGGCCGGGATCCAGAGCTGCAACGAGAGCAAATGGACCGGCTGGTGAGAGAAGAACTGGAGCGTTGGGAGTCTGATGACACCATGGCACAGGTGAGCCACCGTCAGGCCACTCCCATCATCCCATCTGCTCAGCTCCACCCACGCAGTGCCCGCTCATCCTCCTCGCTGTCCAATGAGGGCCCGGATGGTACGGCCAGTGGGGCTGCCCATGTGTGA